The proteins below come from a single Corylus avellana chromosome ca3, CavTom2PMs-1.0 genomic window:
- the LOC132176711 gene encoding uncharacterized protein LOC132176711 isoform X1: METVDSPTPACSPSDSKPPPSPNPSSIPSPLLPSATRLWRPAAQRNLRNQWSKLASQRQQWASASSSGKSHANSLVNAYLSQRYMPSLELGVLSDMAGIRKKACRKLFKQQEIYRSKVLSSYKDMVATVTQMLNATQSMRCFLKGTSNSTLVQFSGSSEDQNDTGDGGGIPVFVFWSISSHEELAEELVQMFKKELMLKRLLVLEFLFLTCEVPQVNGFHWSDQLYPGEFDHLRVCNLFSEETCEPVPPKLMDWKSDTPVVGCNNQPNHEVLQVYLTTWLAEVNINNYRVDEIFDVIQEEMHVRLK, encoded by the exons ATGGAAACCGTAGACTCACCAACTCCTGCTTGTTCTCCTTCTGATTCAAAACCACCGCCAAGCCCTAACCCTAGCTCTATCCCTTCGCCATTACTTCCATCAGCGACCAGGCTATGGAGGCCAGCCGCTCAGCGAAACCTACGAAATCAGTGGTCCAAACTGGCTTCCCAAAGGCAACAATGGGCTTCGGCTTCTTCTAGTGGAAAGTCCCACGCCAATTCTCTCGTCAACGCCTATCTCTCTCAGCG ATACATGCCTTCATTGGAGCTGGGTGTTCTAAGTGATATGGCCGGTATAAGAAAGAAAGCCTGTCGAAAATTGTTTAAGCAACAG GAAATTTATCGGAGCAAAGTTCTATCATCATACAAAGACATG GTGGCTACTGTAACACAAATGCTCAATGCTACTCAATCCATGAGATGTTTTCTCAAAGGGACAAGCAATAGTACACTTGTACAATTTTCTGGTTCTTCTGAAGACCAGAACGACACTGGAGATGGTGGTGGAATCCCAGTCTTTGTATTTTGGTCAATCTCTTCTCATG AGGAATTGGCAGAAGAGCTTGTTCAGATGTTCAAAAAGGAACTCATGTTGAAG AGGTTGCTAGTACTGGAGTTTCTGTTCCTTACTTGTGAAGTTCCACAAGTGAATGGGTTCCATTGGTCGGATCAGCTTTATCCAGGAGAATTTGATCATTTGAGAGTGTGCAACTTGTTTTCTGAAGAAACTTGTGAGCCTGTCCCACCAAAATTGATGGATTGGAAATCTGATACTCCTGTTGTGGGATGTAACAACCAGCCAAACCACGAGGTTTTACAG GTTTATCTAACAACATGGCTTGCAGAGGTGAACATAAATAATTATAG GGTAGATGAGATATTTGATGTAATACAGGAGGAAATGCATGTCAGGCTCAAATAA
- the LOC132176711 gene encoding uncharacterized protein LOC132176711 isoform X2: METVDSPTPACSPSDSKPPPSPNPSSIPSPLLPSATRLWRPAAQRNLRNQWSKLASQRQQWASASSSGKSHANSLVNAYLSQRYMPSLELGVLSDMAGIRKKACRKLFKQQEIYRSKVLSSYKDMVATVTQMLNATQSMRCFLKGTSNSTLVQFSGSSEDQNDTGDGGGIPVFVFWSISSHEELAEELVQMFKKELMLKRLLVLEFLFLTCEVPQVNGFHWSDQLYPGEFDHLRVCNLFSEETCEPVPPKLMDWKSDTPVVGCNNQPNHEVLQVYLTTWLAEVNINNYR; encoded by the exons ATGGAAACCGTAGACTCACCAACTCCTGCTTGTTCTCCTTCTGATTCAAAACCACCGCCAAGCCCTAACCCTAGCTCTATCCCTTCGCCATTACTTCCATCAGCGACCAGGCTATGGAGGCCAGCCGCTCAGCGAAACCTACGAAATCAGTGGTCCAAACTGGCTTCCCAAAGGCAACAATGGGCTTCGGCTTCTTCTAGTGGAAAGTCCCACGCCAATTCTCTCGTCAACGCCTATCTCTCTCAGCG ATACATGCCTTCATTGGAGCTGGGTGTTCTAAGTGATATGGCCGGTATAAGAAAGAAAGCCTGTCGAAAATTGTTTAAGCAACAG GAAATTTATCGGAGCAAAGTTCTATCATCATACAAAGACATG GTGGCTACTGTAACACAAATGCTCAATGCTACTCAATCCATGAGATGTTTTCTCAAAGGGACAAGCAATAGTACACTTGTACAATTTTCTGGTTCTTCTGAAGACCAGAACGACACTGGAGATGGTGGTGGAATCCCAGTCTTTGTATTTTGGTCAATCTCTTCTCATG AGGAATTGGCAGAAGAGCTTGTTCAGATGTTCAAAAAGGAACTCATGTTGAAG AGGTTGCTAGTACTGGAGTTTCTGTTCCTTACTTGTGAAGTTCCACAAGTGAATGGGTTCCATTGGTCGGATCAGCTTTATCCAGGAGAATTTGATCATTTGAGAGTGTGCAACTTGTTTTCTGAAGAAACTTGTGAGCCTGTCCCACCAAAATTGATGGATTGGAAATCTGATACTCCTGTTGTGGGATGTAACAACCAGCCAAACCACGAGGTTTTACAG GTTTATCTAACAACATGGCTTGCAGAGGTGAACATAAATAATTATAG ATGA
- the LOC132176711 gene encoding uncharacterized protein LOC132176711 isoform X3 produces MPSLELGVLSDMAGIRKKACRKLFKQQEIYRSKVLSSYKDMVATVTQMLNATQSMRCFLKGTSNSTLVQFSGSSEDQNDTGDGGGIPVFVFWSISSHEELAEELVQMFKKELMLKRLLVLEFLFLTCEVPQVNGFHWSDQLYPGEFDHLRVCNLFSEETCEPVPPKLMDWKSDTPVVGCNNQPNHEVLQVYLTTWLAEVNINNYRVDEIFDVIQEEMHVRLK; encoded by the exons ATGCCTTCATTGGAGCTGGGTGTTCTAAGTGATATGGCCGGTATAAGAAAGAAAGCCTGTCGAAAATTGTTTAAGCAACAG GAAATTTATCGGAGCAAAGTTCTATCATCATACAAAGACATG GTGGCTACTGTAACACAAATGCTCAATGCTACTCAATCCATGAGATGTTTTCTCAAAGGGACAAGCAATAGTACACTTGTACAATTTTCTGGTTCTTCTGAAGACCAGAACGACACTGGAGATGGTGGTGGAATCCCAGTCTTTGTATTTTGGTCAATCTCTTCTCATG AGGAATTGGCAGAAGAGCTTGTTCAGATGTTCAAAAAGGAACTCATGTTGAAG AGGTTGCTAGTACTGGAGTTTCTGTTCCTTACTTGTGAAGTTCCACAAGTGAATGGGTTCCATTGGTCGGATCAGCTTTATCCAGGAGAATTTGATCATTTGAGAGTGTGCAACTTGTTTTCTGAAGAAACTTGTGAGCCTGTCCCACCAAAATTGATGGATTGGAAATCTGATACTCCTGTTGTGGGATGTAACAACCAGCCAAACCACGAGGTTTTACAG GTTTATCTAACAACATGGCTTGCAGAGGTGAACATAAATAATTATAG GGTAGATGAGATATTTGATGTAATACAGGAGGAAATGCATGTCAGGCTCAAATAA